In Mustela nigripes isolate SB6536 chromosome 10, MUSNIG.SB6536, whole genome shotgun sequence, one DNA window encodes the following:
- the LOC132026318 gene encoding uncharacterized protein LOC132026318 → MLSSVSAGFALYSLLSPGFLAQGPARAGLSQFCNKLYKAFLHLGSIALRWSPTVEFLNEAPSSCFTGSANSYSPVLGTHVPRIRGDERGRFSAEPRVGGPPRWSGGGGGGGRASHWCPTGVPLASHWRPTGVSPSPPAGGRSEHGRSFPASGLIHGNFFPQKTPQGHVRKGSPVVGSPVWGLGFLTTSPQGGSFGSRIFQPNSGAGAPSGAALGSPDPGGLGSAPPRRTPPRRPQSGLTTGAAPGSGRYCPSVWRW, encoded by the exons atgttaagttctGTGTCGGCCGGTTTTGCGCTTTATTCACTGCTGTCGCCCGGGTTCCTAGCGCAAGGCCCGGCGCGTGCTGGGCTCTCC CAATTCTGTAATAAACTTTATAAAGCTTTTCTTCATTTAGGGAGTATTGCTCTACGCTGGAGCCCCACAGTAGAATTCCTAAATG AGGCCCCTTCAAGCTGCTTCACTGGTTCCGCAAACAGCTACTCTCCTGTGCTGGGAACGCATGTGCCCCGGATTCGCGGAGATGAACGAGGCAG gTTTTCAGCGGAGCCGCGCGTGGGCGGGCCTCCCCGCTGGAgtgggggcggcggcggcggcggccgggcgTCCCACTGGTGTCCCACTGGCGTCCCACTGGCGTCCCACTGGCGTCCCACTGGCGTCTCGCCTTCTCCCCCGGCGGGTGGACGCAGCGAACACGGCCGCTCTTTTCCCGCCTCAGGCCTAATTCACGGAAACTTTTTTCCACAGAAAACTCCGCAGGGTCACGTGAGGAAGGGAAGCCCGGTTGTGGGCTCTCCGGTGTGGGGTCTCGGTTTTCTCACCACATCTCCACAAGGAGGCAGTTTCGGTTCTCGGATTTTCCAGCCTAATTCGGGCGCGGGGGCTCCTTCGGGCGCTGCGCTGGGCTCTCCGGACCCGGGGGGTCTGGGGTCGGCGCCCCCCAGGCGCACCCCACCAAGGCGGCCCCAGAGCGGCCTCACAACGGGAGCCGCTCCCGGGTCGGGCCGGTACTGCCCCTCCGTGTGGAGGTGGTGA